A region from the uncultured Macellibacteroides sp. genome encodes:
- a CDS encoding PD-(D/E)XK motif protein — MMSKLKEIWENQASSIKNEVIRERVESIPGLNCYVGTISWSKAKIFLLELNASCPVHSNYLTRFIGVEIQVLPANKGIKELAIILLENELSDIFTFFIEDIINSLTSVNNQEDAIIIISRKINYWKKLFSKYTGGLLTPQQQRGLFGELYFLKLILDNLISSERVIRAWEAPSGKNQDFIFDGNAIEIKTSKSNSPSISISNEYQLDTTGLKSLFIAFYNLNEYPGKEYTLLSIIMDIRTKLKSKPDVLTEFNIKLESLGITTDNEAEFNSMTLSVRDEKYYLVTPEFPKITTETIDNAISKISYEIAPNQCSDFEIPFNSIITKLKNDCC; from the coding sequence ATGATGAGTAAACTAAAAGAAATATGGGAAAATCAGGCTTCGTCTATAAAGAATGAAGTAATCAGGGAAAGAGTAGAAAGTATTCCCGGTTTAAACTGTTATGTAGGAACTATATCTTGGTCAAAAGCTAAGATTTTTTTACTTGAATTAAATGCTTCATGTCCTGTACATTCAAATTATTTAACGCGTTTTATTGGTGTAGAAATACAGGTACTACCAGCTAATAAAGGCATAAAAGAGTTAGCAATTATTTTACTTGAAAATGAATTGTCAGATATTTTTACATTTTTCATTGAAGACATAATAAACTCATTGACAAGTGTAAATAATCAGGAAGATGCAATTATAATTATATCCCGTAAAATAAATTATTGGAAAAAACTTTTCAGTAAATATACCGGAGGGTTATTGACCCCCCAGCAACAGCGTGGATTGTTTGGTGAGTTGTATTTTCTGAAATTAATTCTTGATAATTTGATTAGTAGTGAGAGAGTGATTCGTGCATGGGAAGCACCTTCTGGCAAAAATCAGGATTTTATTTTCGATGGTAATGCTATTGAAATAAAAACTTCTAAATCAAATTCACCTTCAATAAGCATTTCAAATGAGTATCAACTTGATACAACCGGATTAAAGAGTCTGTTTATTGCTTTCTATAATTTGAATGAATATCCTGGAAAAGAATATACACTATTAAGTATTATTATGGACATTAGAACTAAATTGAAATCTAAACCGGATGTTTTGACAGAATTCAATATAAAATTGGAAAGTTTAGGTATAACTACCGACAATGAAGCTGAATTTAATTCAATGACTCTTTCTGTTCGGGACGAAAAGTATTATTTAGTAACTCCTGAGTTTCCCAAAATTACAACTGAGACTATCGATAATGCTATTTCAAAGATTTCTTATGAGATAGCACCGAATCAATGCAGTGATTTTGAAATTCCTTTCAATTCAATTATAACTAAACTAAAAAATGATTGCTGTTGA
- a CDS encoding AIPR family protein produces the protein MIAVDLKTNTDFELALFIQNLFHEIQSLTYSDEDGDSKENKFTEYVMEKLAESGETEGVRLCPYIKENKFENIQYKINGYALEEGYENIDIFISYYVDTNEHYRVLKADFEKLIKWSTSFVNAGLKGYLDEIEQSSEAYGLARILSQNRNDIIRIRIFLISNGEITHDTPKDFHLKNMEDILVRFEIWDIERLYRLDQSKGNREPIELDFDEMLGTTIPCLEMPVKNNLYECYLAIVPGSILSLLYKNYGTRLLESNVRAFLQQTGKINQGIRDTIRFKPHMFLTYNNGLSTTAQEVRTRRSENGQLEIVSIKDFQIVNGGQTTASLFHTSRKYKEANINEVFVQMKLTVIKDEDKKTETIPLISRYANSQNKVTELDLSSNNPFLQRLEELSRTTYAIHPEDRSKQTIWFFERVSGQYKEALNKEGSISKQNSFKLKYPKEQVLIKSDVAKVMNIWKLQPYQVSKGSQKNYVSFIKEIDKESKSKKINRVYWEDIVANAILFRETDKLFGRKNVNAIGDTNIKSHTTGYALSYFHYLTSNKINLGEIWRKQYVDERLLLEIRKLVLQVYDFFTNLDVALISEAAKSEKNWQRLIQNGINPMNMGVVSSYLITDDENKVRYETQSDDAKEIAKYEAKQTISNLSLKFWDGLCLFMLKQNCLTIYQQNYVSLIRNKIRVNCDFTDIDIEKGIKILDSLSEQGIDFEDIKLLSKLEDDSIEDADMIFHYVYSIKSEEWKQIIAIGEKTRKLSENEISTIKTVIQKIKTKSNIDLKRLRIVKEALDKMKKFLPIIDKPGSINNL, from the coding sequence ATGATTGCTGTTGACCTTAAAACAAATACTGATTTTGAATTAGCTTTATTTATTCAAAACTTGTTCCACGAAATTCAATCTTTAACTTATTCTGATGAAGATGGTGATTCGAAAGAAAATAAGTTTACTGAATATGTAATGGAAAAACTGGCTGAATCTGGCGAAACAGAAGGAGTCAGACTTTGCCCTTACATTAAAGAAAACAAATTTGAAAATATTCAATACAAAATTAATGGTTATGCATTGGAAGAAGGATATGAAAATATTGATATTTTTATTTCTTACTATGTTGATACTAATGAACATTACCGCGTTCTGAAAGCTGACTTTGAAAAACTTATTAAATGGTCGACATCCTTTGTTAATGCTGGATTAAAAGGATATTTAGACGAAATTGAACAATCGTCAGAAGCATATGGTCTGGCACGTATTTTGAGCCAGAATCGTAATGATATAATTAGAATCAGAATTTTTCTTATTTCAAACGGTGAAATTACACATGATACTCCTAAAGATTTTCATTTAAAGAATATGGAAGATATCCTTGTACGATTTGAAATATGGGATATTGAAAGATTATATAGACTGGATCAGTCCAAAGGAAACAGAGAACCCATTGAACTTGATTTTGATGAAATGTTAGGAACGACTATTCCTTGTCTTGAAATGCCTGTGAAAAATAATTTATATGAATGTTATCTGGCGATAGTACCTGGGAGTATATTATCTCTATTGTATAAGAATTACGGTACCAGATTATTGGAAAGTAATGTTCGGGCCTTCCTTCAGCAGACTGGAAAAATAAATCAGGGCATTAGAGATACTATCAGATTTAAACCCCACATGTTTTTGACCTATAATAACGGACTTTCCACTACTGCCCAGGAAGTCCGTACCCGTAGATCCGAGAATGGTCAGCTTGAAATAGTATCCATTAAAGATTTTCAAATTGTAAATGGAGGACAGACTACAGCTTCACTTTTTCATACCTCACGAAAATATAAAGAAGCAAACATAAATGAAGTGTTTGTACAGATGAAGCTAACAGTAATAAAGGACGAAGATAAAAAAACAGAAACTATACCACTCATTTCCAGATACGCAAACAGCCAAAATAAGGTTACTGAACTTGATTTATCATCCAATAATCCATTTTTACAGAGACTTGAAGAGCTGTCAAGAACGACATATGCAATTCACCCTGAAGATAGAAGTAAACAAACAATCTGGTTTTTTGAACGTGTATCCGGTCAGTATAAGGAAGCTTTGAATAAAGAGGGTAGTATCAGTAAACAGAACTCCTTCAAATTAAAATATCCGAAAGAACAGGTTTTGATAAAATCTGACGTTGCTAAGGTGATGAATATATGGAAATTACAACCATATCAGGTGTCAAAGGGTTCGCAAAAAAACTACGTTAGTTTCATAAAAGAAATTGATAAAGAATCAAAATCCAAAAAGATAAACCGTGTTTATTGGGAAGATATTGTAGCTAACGCTATATTATTTAGAGAAACAGACAAACTGTTTGGCCGTAAAAACGTAAATGCAATTGGTGATACTAACATTAAATCACACACTACCGGATATGCTCTATCCTATTTTCACTACCTTACATCTAATAAGATAAATCTTGGAGAAATCTGGCGTAAACAATATGTTGATGAAAGGCTTTTACTGGAGATTAGAAAACTTGTATTGCAAGTGTATGATTTCTTCACAAACCTTGATGTTGCTTTAATTAGTGAAGCAGCTAAGAGCGAAAAAAACTGGCAAAGGTTAATCCAAAATGGAATTAATCCAATGAACATGGGTGTCGTATCCTCATATTTAATTACAGATGATGAAAACAAAGTAAGATATGAAACTCAATCGGACGATGCTAAAGAAATAGCAAAATATGAAGCTAAACAAACTATATCTAATTTAAGTCTTAAATTCTGGGATGGTCTTTGCTTATTCATGTTGAAACAGAATTGTCTGACCATATATCAGCAAAATTATGTGTCATTAATAAGAAACAAGATCAGGGTTAATTGCGATTTCACTGACATTGATATAGAAAAAGGAATTAAAATATTAGACTCATTATCAGAGCAGGGAATTGACTTTGAAGACATCAAGCTTTTAAGCAAACTTGAGGATGACTCAATTGAAGATGCTGATATGATTTTCCATTATGTATACTCAATAAAGTCAGAAGAATGGAAACAAATCATTGCAATTGGAGAAAAGACAAGAAAACTTTCTGAAAATGAGATTAGCACAATAAAAACTGTTATTCAAAAAATCAAAACTAAATCAAATATTGATCTAAAAAGATTAAGGATTGTCAAAGAAGCACTGGATAAGATGAAGAAATTTTTGCCTATAATTGATAAACCTGGATCAATTAACAATCTCTAA
- a CDS encoding HipA domain-containing protein: MIKIEVCPGNLTPGFDTYSPPCLRKLFEGKNISPLLDFDYDADSFDLADSINQISVSGIQEKLSAVVEKGKIILTPTGQQGRYIIKPAPNYKHLRFRNFIPANEHLTMQIAKQVYKINVAENGLVFFANGDVAYITKRFDYDTNGNKIKQEDFSSLAQKTALTHGKDYKYTGSYEDVAALLKQNVSAWQVEMSRLFTLVVFNYLFANGDAHLKNFSLQQSANGDYLLSPAYDLMNTSIHVQDEDFALQDGLMPQSEHSEIYKNSGHPCKEDFIRFANRVGVLPKKRDEIIKIFSTESPHINKLIDHSFQDNKTKRMYKSSYKERLSRFLREDTNADCN; the protein is encoded by the coding sequence ATGATAAAAATAGAAGTTTGCCCCGGCAACCTGACTCCGGGATTTGATACATATAGCCCTCCTTGCCTTCGCAAATTGTTCGAAGGCAAGAACATCTCCCCACTATTGGATTTTGACTATGATGCGGACAGTTTTGACCTTGCCGATAGCATCAACCAAATATCAGTATCGGGAATACAGGAAAAATTATCGGCTGTTGTAGAGAAGGGGAAGATAATCCTCACTCCAACAGGACAGCAGGGACGATATATAATAAAACCAGCTCCAAACTACAAACATCTGCGTTTCCGTAATTTTATACCTGCTAATGAACATTTGACGATGCAGATAGCAAAACAGGTTTACAAAATAAATGTAGCCGAAAATGGACTTGTATTCTTTGCTAATGGCGATGTCGCATACATTACGAAGCGATTTGATTATGATACCAATGGGAATAAAATCAAACAAGAGGATTTCTCATCGTTGGCTCAAAAGACAGCTCTTACACACGGCAAAGATTACAAATATACAGGCAGCTATGAAGATGTGGCGGCACTATTAAAACAAAATGTATCGGCTTGGCAAGTGGAAATGAGTAGATTATTTACACTTGTAGTTTTCAACTATCTATTTGCCAATGGAGATGCACACCTAAAAAACTTCTCGCTGCAACAGTCTGCCAATGGCGACTACTTATTGTCACCTGCTTATGATTTGATGAACACCTCTATTCACGTTCAGGACGAGGATTTTGCCCTACAAGATGGGTTAATGCCACAAAGTGAGCATTCCGAAATATACAAAAATAGTGGACATCCGTGCAAAGAAGATTTTATCAGATTTGCCAATCGCGTGGGAGTATTGCCAAAGAAACGGGACGAAATTATAAAGATCTTCTCAACTGAAAGTCCACACATTAACAAATTAATAGATCATTCCTTTCAAGATAATAAGACGAAACGGATGTACAAAAGTTCGTATAAGGAACGGTTAAGTAGGTTTTTGAGAGAAGATACTAATGCCGACTGCAATTGA
- a CDS encoding HipA N-terminal domain-containing protein codes for MRQAHIFCNGIFAGVLTETDSGKYIFRYDESFLFDEKQTAISLSFPKSQREFTSTELFPFFYNMLSEGTNKAIQCQSLKIDENDSFGLLLATAHTDTIGAITVRKV; via the coding sequence ATGAGACAGGCACATATATTTTGCAATGGCATTTTTGCAGGTGTTCTGACCGAAACTGATAGTGGAAAGTATATTTTCCGCTATGACGAATCATTCTTGTTTGATGAAAAGCAGACTGCAATCAGCCTATCGTTTCCCAAGAGCCAACGAGAATTTACATCTACAGAGCTTTTTCCATTTTTCTACAACATGCTATCTGAGGGAACAAATAAGGCTATCCAATGTCAAAGTTTGAAAATTGACGAGAACGATTCATTCGGATTATTATTAGCAACGGCACATACCGATACCATCGGAGCCATAACCGTGAGAAAAGTATGA
- a CDS encoding helix-turn-helix domain-containing protein, with protein sequence MDFYSIIRERRTLLGLTQQDLADYTGLSLRIIKSIEVGKGNPSMGTLTKIAEVLGLEITMKVKEMNR encoded by the coding sequence GGATTTTTATTCAATCATACGGGAACGACGCACCTTGCTGGGTTTAACTCAACAAGATTTAGCGGATTATACGGGGTTAAGTTTGAGGATTATCAAAAGTATAGAGGTCGGCAAAGGTAATCCATCTATGGGTACACTTACTAAAATAGCAGAAGTACTTGGTTTGGAAATTACAATGAAAGTAAAAGAGATGAATAGATGA